A genomic window from Salvia hispanica cultivar TCC Black 2014 chromosome 5, UniMelb_Shisp_WGS_1.0, whole genome shotgun sequence includes:
- the LOC125187188 gene encoding uncharacterized protein LOC125187188 isoform X2 — MSPFSVIDATKLLSPFTLHIILLYVSSLSVYNYRIDALQGNKKKEEKSTPQRPFDGFRPMPCLLHCLRSRKHTGIAQDQNQSGRRKSRRPSRREVMDEVSRQTAMRLQAEKDHRAAMVLSNMSGGAGGEGYESYHSYGNVNLLSDDDDGNGGGSAQYPPTSAGQVGENDEAVPPPETQTGRDATTQQETNEFVAYCNYCDKSYPFFAGGGYGTLHRHLKAKHPIEYGTAKSQIQLNFSSGASETTGTPLIKYDHKVAQDAMVRWAAMKHLPFNFFDDKKYEVTMQTAFNVGAKRIPATSHQKSNNRQFFEKQK; from the exons ATGTCGCCGTTCTCCGTCATTGATGCCACGAAGCTCCTTTCGCCGTTTACTCTCCATATCATTCTATTGTATGTCAGCTCTCTCTCCGTGTACAACTACAGAATAGATGCACTCCAAGgaaataagaagaaagaagagaagtcTACGCCACAACGGCCGTTCGATGGTTTCCGGCCGATGCCTTGTCTCCTCCATTGTCTTCGTTCTCGGAAACACACA GGAATTGCCCAAGACCAAAATCAAAGTGGTCGTCGGAAATCAAGGCGCCCTAGTCGTCGTGAGGTTATGGATGAGGTTTCCCGACAAACCGCTATGCGTTTGCAA GCCGAAAAAGATCATAGGGCTGCCATGGTACTTAGCAACATGAGTGGCGGCGCCGGCGGTGAAGGTTACGAGTCTTATCACTCTTATGGCAACGTGAATTTATTATCCGACGACGACGATGGTAATGGTGGAGGATCTGCACAATATCCTCCGACGAGCGCCGGACAAGTTGGTGAAAATGATGAAGCGGTTCCTCCTCCTGAAACTCAAACCGGGCGGG ATGCAACCACTCAACAAGAGACCAATGAATTTGTCGCATATTGTAACTATTGCGATAAATCCTACCCCTTTTTTGCCGGTGGGGGCTATGGTACTCTCCATCGTCATTTAAAGGCAAAGCATCCGATCGAATATGGGACCGCCAAATCCCAAATCCAACTAAACTTCTCGTCCGGTGCGTCTGAAACAACAGGTACGCCTCTTATTAAATATGATCATAAAGTCGCCCAAGATGCTATGGTTAGATGGGCTGCAATGAAGCATTtgcctttcaatttttttgatgacaaaaaatatgaagttaCTATGCAAACTGCTTTTAATGTCGGTGCTAAAAGAATACCCGCAACTTCACATCAAAAATCTAACAACAGACAATTTTTTGAGAAGCAAAAATAA
- the LOC125187188 gene encoding uncharacterized protein LOC125187188 isoform X1: protein MSPFSVIDATKLLSPFTLHIILLYVSSLSVYNYRIDALQGNKKKEEKSTPQRPFDGFRPMPCLLHCLRSRKHTGIAQDQNQSGRRKSRRPSRREVMDEVSRQTAMRLQAEKDHRAAMVLSNMSGGAGGEGYESYHSYGNVNLLSDDDDGNGGGSAQYPPTSAGQVGENDEAVPPPETQTGRGKTNKKALKSDIFVKHYKKVPVLDATTQQETNEFVAYCNYCDKSYPFFAGGGYGTLHRHLKAKHPIEYGTAKSQIQLNFSSGASETTGTPLIKYDHKVAQDAMVRWAAMKHLPFNFFDDKKYEVTMQTAFNVGAKRIPATSHQKSNNRQFFEKQK, encoded by the exons ATGTCGCCGTTCTCCGTCATTGATGCCACGAAGCTCCTTTCGCCGTTTACTCTCCATATCATTCTATTGTATGTCAGCTCTCTCTCCGTGTACAACTACAGAATAGATGCACTCCAAGgaaataagaagaaagaagagaagtcTACGCCACAACGGCCGTTCGATGGTTTCCGGCCGATGCCTTGTCTCCTCCATTGTCTTCGTTCTCGGAAACACACA GGAATTGCCCAAGACCAAAATCAAAGTGGTCGTCGGAAATCAAGGCGCCCTAGTCGTCGTGAGGTTATGGATGAGGTTTCCCGACAAACCGCTATGCGTTTGCAA GCCGAAAAAGATCATAGGGCTGCCATGGTACTTAGCAACATGAGTGGCGGCGCCGGCGGTGAAGGTTACGAGTCTTATCACTCTTATGGCAACGTGAATTTATTATCCGACGACGACGATGGTAATGGTGGAGGATCTGCACAATATCCTCCGACGAGCGCCGGACAAGTTGGTGAAAATGATGAAGCGGTTCCTCCTCCTGAAACTCAAACCGGGCGGGGTAAGACTAATAAAAAAGCCTTGAAATcggatatttttgttaaacattataaaaaagtcCCGGTACTAGATGCAACCACTCAACAAGAGACCAATGAATTTGTCGCATATTGTAACTATTGCGATAAATCCTACCCCTTTTTTGCCGGTGGGGGCTATGGTACTCTCCATCGTCATTTAAAGGCAAAGCATCCGATCGAATATGGGACCGCCAAATCCCAAATCCAACTAAACTTCTCGTCCGGTGCGTCTGAAACAACAGGTACGCCTCTTATTAAATATGATCATAAAGTCGCCCAAGATGCTATGGTTAGATGGGCTGCAATGAAGCATTtgcctttcaatttttttgatgacaaaaaatatgaagttaCTATGCAAACTGCTTTTAATGTCGGTGCTAAAAGAATACCCGCAACTTCACATCAAAAATCTAACAACAGACAATTTTTTGAGAAGCAAAAATAA